The DNA sequence agaaacaaaattgaacttggaaaaattgtctcaatttaaaaaaatatagtagTTTTTTATAATGGGCAAACAActtacatttttttttgttataacatGTAGAAATTGTTTAGAAGGTACGTACAGAAAACTTACCTAACATTCAATATTTAgagtattttttttagtatttatgtttTTACCAAAAAGATTTCATTCGacttctaaagttgtttttgagTATGCTTTTTTATTCTTAGTGTATTTTGCAAATTAAGATTATTTTTGGAGGATCAAAATGTTATTTCATTCGTTTAAAAgtcattttgttaaaaaataaaattttcagaaTCCAAAATGGAAAGTTCACTCTACACTTTTAAGATTTTTTCCTTTATTATTCTTTATTCTTTGGATACCATATAACCGACAACAGTATTACCCGACTGTTAAATTACTAGGATTAAACCATTCGAATATAAACATCAATATATTTTATCACTTTCAGAATactaattaagttatttttagtgttttatatttaattttagagaactgtgaaaaataaaatatgtaatttgttttcattattctcaatttttcacttttaaaattgtaaaactagaaaatacaataaatgaaaatagagagacaaaaaaaaaagatatcatttttacaaaataaacaaACATTGGTGACAatatttaatatcttttttttaattatgcatttacACAAAGACATGATTGAACTaagttattaagaaaagaaatattggtaaatattaaaattaatggaATAcgtgaaaaaatattaatataattttgttaatttagaTTCAATTTTTTGTAACCTTAAAattctttaattattttcttagttcatgtatatatttaaaaatagaaaattattgTTGTTAGGAGAATGACTAGGAACTAACTTTTCTAACTATTTCATTAGTTCATTATTAGTAGTtaagaaaatttgattttaataaaattaactagtattaatttttagtgtggttaatttttttaacataaaaaatataataaagatacATATCGGCAATCAACAAATTAAACCTGAAGTATGCAGCCTCCTAAGCCCATTCCCTCAAAGAATTGATGAAAGCAAAGTGCTGCAATGAGAGGCCTAATTGTGCATGGATTATCCGAAGCTCCCATTGACAAACCAATCACCACCGAGTGCACCACAATCCCTAGCTCCAACACCTGCATACGTGTTATATACACACTACTACATCTCACAATTCATACAccaaacaataaataataaacataatccacAAGCTCAAaattcatcaccaacaacaataataaaacgaAGATTAGTTGTGCTACATGCATATAACAAAAACacgataaaataacaaaatatgatattgttttattattgttatcacgtttataattttttcgaaaacttatttatcattcatatttgtcGGAGTTCTTTTTTGTTAATGGTATAAGCTTTCTACTACTATTTTGGTAGTTTACCAACTAAGATAACTAACCTGAGCAATAACACGATAGCGAAGCAACTGTTCCCCACTCACAACTTTCGTGTTTCCATTTCCGTGTTCAATCTCATCACCGTGAGTGTGACTGTGACTAAGCAATTCCAATTCTTTATTCACTTCATTGCGGCAACCACCATCAACTTCAATGTTCTTCTCGGAAAAATCACCagtagtagtagaagaagaagcaaggaTTCTCTTCTTAAAGAAACAGTTGGAGAAAGAGTCCACCATGAGGGTGAAAACAGCAGAAAACATGGCGATGAATGTAGTGAATGGGAACTTGTGCCACGGTTTTTCCGGCAAGCAGTCCGACATGAGGTCACTGAATGAGTCCGGCAATACGTGCATGTAACCGGTGGCGAGGATGACACCGGAGGAAAAGGCCTTCACTAGCACAAAAAGGTCACGGTCTGGGTGAATCGCGGGCACAACGCGTGAGAGCATCGGCAGCGATACGCCGATCATGCTCATCACTAGAATTGCAAGTATTGCTATTATCTTATACTTGAGCGCCTCGCTCCGGTTGTGACATGCTCCTTGGTGGTTCGAGGCACATTCCTCGGCTGAGGCAACCGGGCAAGTTGTGATTGCAAGGaaggaaataacaataataatcttGTAGAGGAGGTTTGAATTCATTGGTGTAGTAGCCATGATTGTAAGGGAGAGAATGAGAGTTGAGAGAAATTATGAGTTGTTATGGCTGTTTATATAGTGCTTTGGTTTGGCGAAACTTTAGATTGACCAATTTGTGAGTCTAGGTTTAAAAAGTGGGAATTACTCTAATGACTTGATGGAGAAATTGCAACGGGTTAGTGTATCTCTTGTTGTATTGAGACTTTGAGGAGTATTTTGACCAAATTTTTAGGAGTGAGGTTGATTTGTAGGCGTGTGAATAGTAAACACGTTACTTTCTTCACTCTTCTTGACAATGAGTGTGTTTAACACGTTGGAAAAGAAATAGCACGTTTAGACTTCTTAAAAACTTCAACGCAAATGTGATTTTGCTACGTCTATAAGAAATAACAACCATTTTTAGTTTCTGCGTTTTCTTAACGGACTTTTAGCCATGGATATTAAACATTTATTTATCCTTTACTAACTCTATCTTTTATCtatgttattgtattatttatagagttcttattatttctatttatatgaattctatttttatattatttattatttttatttttttgttaattattggtttaacattatacacttttataattatgatttttgtgtattatatttgttattatctttttataatatgatttattgatcttattagataaaataaattaaacaaaaaattaaccgtaaataataataatagtaaaaaattataacatactaaaaaaaataaaaatatactacataAAAAACATCATAAAAACTTTTAGATTTATTTCATTCGCTTCAAagtaaatatttatcttttattatttttagtactctcttttatCATTGTAATTTTCATATACTatgttttagtataatttttttataatatatattataatttcattaacaaagataaaataaataaaaaattaatcatagataataataaaatcataaacattaaattctaaaataatattaagaataagagtataatgtaaaaaaatactaaattaacattttcacgttaatacttaaaaaatgtaacatttgattatatatatatatatataatttatattttttatttaaaaatatattttgtctatttttatatgttctttttattttagtaagtaaatattaattttattataaaatttaattaataaaatttatttaaatatctaaattaaaataatagaataatataaaaaaattattttagttgatatctatttttgtaatttttgtatCTGGAagtaattttgaataatataagcTAAACAACGTTTATTTTACTATCATctattttgatacaaaaattgccaaacataaatcatttaacacaaacttttttttttatcaaaatctagtttacaaaatcaattttatgcaaactcccgTCTAATCCAGTATAAAAGTTCAATTGTTTAAAAGTTCAACAATTGTTTAAAAGTTCAACAGATGGATTACTGATTTACCCAGTTAATCcgatcataattaaataaaaatataaaattataaagataaaaataaaataaaaaattaaatgcatgttttaaaaaaattaatgataatcaaatattaattcttagatataatttataatgcaaaaatagataataaattagtcagtagtacaaaatactttttcaatttaaatgaacTGGAGAAAATAGAAGATAacacaatcaatatcaatatGTTTATATATTATGTGTTTTTACTTGTTATGTTTGGTAttcatttcaattcatgattaaaaggataaaaaagaaaataaaaattcattaatggtttattatatatttaatttttatcacatatatTACTCAGAATCAAGATTGCACAGTGGCAACGGAGTGACGCTGCATCCTTGCCAACCCGTGTTCGGACCTCGTTGATAAAAATACACTCAGAACACCAAAACCCATACCTTGAACATAGATCCAGTAGTTCTTCAACTTTTGACAGAGAACTAGAGTTGCTTTCTTACTATCTTTCCGAGCAATACTTTGATCATTTTTAATCAACCCCTTTGAATACAATTTTGTAGCAAGTCCTTAGAACAATTTAACGTTAcaatttttttggttaaattgaATAGATTTAAAGTTTGACTTAGTCTCCAGCTTCCACTCCACTAAATAGTAATAATCAATGAAGACCAAATAATAATACCTCTTTGACATGTCAACCTTTTCAGATTTCACATTTACTCTTCTCAAGAGCTTCTCAAATTTTGCTTCAACTTCAGTGGTTCTTCCTCTCTGAAAAATACCTCTAACAAAGTAAGATCAGCACTTAAATACTAGATTTATAAGATGATAAATGACTTCCGTTATCATAGTTATATCaactaataaataaaatgaaattcaaatacatgaaaaaattctaaaatatctcAGAACAAGTTCCTCTGACTATTAAGATCCTTTATGGCAGAACCCTTGCCACGGGCCTCCACAAAAAGGTTTCTGTATTGATTTATAACCTTCCCTTTCAATCCTTGTGAATATATTAATTGGCCAACCTACATTGCTTCTCACTTCTTTGATCCATGGATGTTCTTATCAAACaaataagtaaaaaaagaaaacagttATTTCTTAAAGGTGAACAAGCAAATAAAGGTGAAAGGACTTGGAAGAAGAGAgggtgagaaagagagagagagtcagCACTCAGCAGCTATATAGAAGCTATTAGCTATATAGCTAGTGGTAGAAAAGAAAGATTAGAAAAAGAAAGATTAGGAAAAGAAAGAATTTCACATCTGATGAATGTATATATGTTAGGATACTGATGATGGCTTCAGTAGCTTTCTTGTCCACGTGAAATAAGCTAAACATTCCTTGGGGCCCGGAGACAaagctactactactactaccatTCCACATTTTTATATATCTATCTTAAGCATCAATTAACATAcacagatacatagcagaaaaCAAGACACATTTCAAGCATATACTTGATTACATGTCTCTCTTTCAGTTTGGGTGATTTCAGCATAGTTATGTTGTACTTTCTCAATTGCTTGAAAATTGAGGGCAAAAGCTAATGAAGATGAAAttaaaccatgctagaaatccatTAGTTAAGAAGAACATGAAAAGAAAAGCATGCTGCAAGAACCTTACAATAATAATTCACTGCTGCAATATTGATATATAACTTACAGAAGCAGTGATAGATATCTATCATCATTATTAATTAGAACAATAATTGAAATAAAGTCTGAGCTACCTTTCAACTTGTTCTGCCTGATGTGCATTGTTTCGGCTCACTTGCCAGttcattttattaatttgaaaaaCTGTGAGGTTGCAAAAGAAGAACTTAACTATACACAAGAGTAGTCTTCTCCAGTGAAAAGTGAAGAAATAACTGTTAGAGCTAAGTTGGCAAAGGAAGAGGAGGGGGGATATCTACAATTGAAACAATTTATCTAGCAAGACTATATCAAATGAAACATATTTAGAAATC is a window from the Arachis hypogaea cultivar Tifrunner chromosome 1, arahy.Tifrunner.gnm2.J5K5, whole genome shotgun sequence genome containing:
- the LOC112782006 gene encoding probable zinc transporter 8; this encodes MATTPMNSNLLYKIIIVISFLAITTCPVASAEECASNHQGACHNRSEALKYKIIAILAILVMSMIGVSLPMLSRVVPAIHPDRDLFVLVKAFSSGVILATGYMHVLPDSFSDLMSDCLPEKPWHKFPFTTFIAMFSAVFTLMVDSFSNCFFKKRILASSSTTTGDFSEKNIEVDGGCRNEVNKELELLSHSHTHGDEIEHGNGNTKVVSGEQLLRYRVIAQVLELGIVVHSVVIGLSMGASDNPCTIRPLIAALCFHQFFEGMGLGGCILQAEYGMMIKGTMAFFFSVTTPFGIALGIALSKVYSETSPTSLIVEGVLNAVSAGLLNYMALVELLATDFMGSKLQSKVKLQMCAYLFVMLGAGGMSVMAIWA